One region of Thalassophryne amazonica chromosome 16, fThaAma1.1, whole genome shotgun sequence genomic DNA includes:
- the si:dkeyp-113d7.1 gene encoding zinc finger protein 383 has product MTDLESECLSLGLSHSLPSECGSPPPPLDTSLQVDCGPVPAVMTPTPTLALLSSECPTPTLSSLAAEIVEPMVMLSCVKSEPEDNDLEPIQTVDLSEIQPLSTAELGQDQIKMEISGLDYIKSEHHGSHPLGPFHHTDITDLDYKSHYDASSVFDYISQVTDTLEYIKSDHHVDLQCYYAAELGSLKSEYLESNCMAGTLQHNGLESIHMAELRTELNKLRPDPMLMDGIGKLDPEFGGGGGLYEMHPVDEGKRSVEQGGGGRLGKTHNPTVRKPRNMQGEKPFSCTQCGKNFSTLGNLKTHQRIHTGERPYTCSQCGKSFGQAGNLKRHQLIHTGQKPYVCAHCPKGFTKADDLRSHQRLHTGERPFICATCGKSFGQSKELKAHQLSHTGERPYCCQHCGKSFTKETSYRNHVQIHTGEKPFTCSQCGKTFSNSGVLKTHEKIHTGERPFGCTQCGKSFGRLGHLKAHQQIHTGERPYACPQCGKTFSQSGHLKAHEQIHKRERAETASTSSSSSTVGSDSS; this is encoded by the exons ATGACAGACTTGGAGTCAGAGTGTCTGAGTCTTGGGCTTAGCCACTCGCTGCCCTCTGAGTGTGGCTCCCCTCCGCCGCCTCTGGACACCTCCCTCCAGGTGGACTGTGGGCCGGTGCCCGCCGTCATGACGCCGACTCCGACGCTGGCCCTGCTGTCCTCTGAATGCCCCACACCCACCCTCAGCTCACTGGCAGCAGAGATCGTAGAGCCTATGGTGATGCTGTCATGTGTCAAGAGTGAACCAGAGGACAATGACCTGGAGCCCATCCAGACTGTGGACCTCTCAGAAATTCAGCCACTGTCAACTGCTGAGCTAGGGCAGGACCAGATCAAGATGGAGATCAGTGGCTTGGACTACATCAAGTCTGAGCATCATGGCAGCCACCCACTAGGCCCATTCCACCATACAGACATCACCGACCTGGATTACAAGTCCCACTATGACGCCAGCTCAGTATTTGACTACATCTCCCAG GTGACGGACACTCTGGAGTACATAAAGTCAGACCACCACGTAGACCTACAGTGTTACTATGCTGCAGAGTTGGGCTCCCTGAAGTCTGAGTACCTGGAGTCAAACTGCATGGCAGGAACCCTGCAGCACAATGGCCTGGAGTCCATCCACATGGCTGAGCTCCGCACCGAGCTCAACAAACTCAGACCTGATCCAATGCTGATGGATGGCATTGGAAAACTTGACCCAGAGTTTGGAGGTGGCGGGGGGCTTTATGAGATGCATCCAGTCGATGAGGGGAAGCGATCTGTCGAGCAGGGAGGCGGCGGTAGATTAGGCAAGACACACAACCCCACAGTAAGGAAACCTCGCAACATGCAGGGAGAGAAGCCTTTTTCTTGCACACAGTGTGGCAAGAACTTCAGTACTCTGGGCAACCTGAAGACGCACCAGCGCATCCACACTGGTGAGCGGCCTTATACCTGCTCACAGTGCGGAAAGAGCTTCGGCCAAGCTGGCAATCTCAAGCGCCACCAGCTCATACACACAGGCCAGAAACCGTACGTCTGTGCCCACTGCCCGAAGGGCTTCACCAAGGCCGACGACCTGCGCTCCCACCAGCGCCTGCACACGGGTGAGCGCCCATTCATCTGTGCAACCTGTGGGAAGAGCTTCGGCCAGTCCAAAGAGCTGAAGGCCCATCAGCTGAGCCACACGGGCGAGCGGCCATACTGCTGCCAGCACTGCGGCAAGAGCTTCACCAAGGAGACAAGTTATCGTAACCACGTGCAGATCCACACGGGCGAGAAGCCCTTCACCTGCTCACAGTGCGGCAAGACATTCAGCAACTCCGGAGTCCTAAAGACCCACGAGAAGATCCACACAGGTGAGCGGCCCTTTGGCTGCACGCAGTGTGGAAAGAGCTTTGGGCGCCTTGGCCACCTAAAGGCCCACCAGCAAATCCACACGGGCGAGCGTCCATACGCCTGCCCGCAGTGCGGAAAGACTTTCAGCCAGTCGGGCCACCTCAAAGCTCACGAGCAGATCCACAAACGAGAACGAGCCGAAACGGCGagcaccagcagcagcagcagcactgtgGGTAGTGACAGTAGCTAA